In Miniphocaeibacter halophilus, the following proteins share a genomic window:
- the fabG gene encoding 3-oxoacyl-[acyl-carrier-protein] reductase encodes MCNKKVALVTGAGRGIGRTIAIELSKEGYNIALNFRSNEEEANLVKEECEKNGAEVLLVKADVSIFEECEKIFKDIKEKFKRLDLLVNNAGITKDNLIIRMTPKDFNDVLEANLNSTFYCMKLASRIMMKQRYGKIISISSIVGLHGNAGQVNYSASKAGILGMTKSLAKELASRNVTVNAIAPGFIETSMTEKLPEDIINSMLENIPLAKLGRPKDIADTVVFLASDKANYITGQTISVDGGMSI; translated from the coding sequence ATGTGTAATAAAAAAGTTGCCTTAGTAACCGGAGCAGGAAGAGGAATTGGTAGAACTATAGCAATAGAATTATCTAAAGAAGGTTATAATATAGCTTTAAACTTTAGATCAAACGAAGAAGAAGCTAATTTAGTAAAAGAGGAATGTGAAAAGAATGGAGCAGAGGTTTTACTTGTAAAGGCTGATGTTTCAATTTTTGAAGAATGCGAAAAAATATTTAAAGATATAAAGGAAAAATTTAAAAGATTGGACCTTCTTGTAAATAATGCAGGTATTACAAAGGATAATCTGATTATAAGAATGACACCGAAGGATTTTAACGATGTTCTTGAAGCTAATTTAAATTCAACTTTTTATTGTATGAAATTAGCATCAAGAATTATGATGAAGCAAAGATACGGAAAAATCATAAGTATTTCCAGTATTGTAGGTTTACATGGAAATGCTGGACAAGTTAATTATTCAGCCAGTAAGGCAGGTATTTTAGGTATGACAAAATCCTTAGCTAAGGAATTAGCATCTAGAAATGTAACTGTAAATGCTATAGCTCCGGGCTTTATTGAGACAAGTATGACTGAAAAATTACCTGAAGATATTATTAATTCAATGTTGGAAAATATACCTTTAGCTAAATTAGGCAGGCCTAAAGATATAGCTGATACAGTTGTTTTTCTAGCAAGTGACAAGGCGAATTATATAACAGGACAGACTATATCGGTAGATGGAGGTATGAGCATATAA
- the fabD gene encoding ACP S-malonyltransferase has product MKIGFLYGGQGSQKAGMGKDLYENYDYIKEFYDSLNLDFDIKDYSFNKDLETISETKYTQPIMVSFQIAVTRILNNLGVKPSFVAGLSIGEYSALAASGVLKYIDAVEIANIRGKSMTKASSGIKTGMVAVMGLEKEKIERILEELSDNENKVEIANLNCPGQIVISGEASKVEEAIRELKEAGARRAIPLNVSGPFHTSYMEPVAKELEEVFKEYDFYDEKISIVYNLLASVRNGEDIKTIMTKQVKSTVKFQESIEYMIGQGVDTFIEIGFGDVIKGFLKKIDRKLKVYSINNIESIKAFEKEFKNV; this is encoded by the coding sequence ATGAAAATAGGTTTTTTATATGGTGGACAAGGAAGTCAGAAGGCAGGTATGGGTAAGGACCTATATGAAAATTATGATTATATTAAGGAATTTTATGATTCCCTTAATCTTGATTTTGATATAAAGGATTATTCTTTTAATAAGGACTTGGAAACAATTTCTGAAACAAAATATACTCAACCTATTATGGTTTCTTTTCAAATAGCTGTTACAAGGATTTTAAATAATTTAGGAGTTAAACCTTCCTTTGTTGCAGGTCTTAGTATTGGAGAATATTCTGCCCTTGCAGCTTCCGGAGTTTTAAAATATATAGATGCTGTAGAAATAGCCAATATTAGAGGGAAGTCCATGACTAAAGCAAGTTCCGGTATTAAAACCGGAATGGTAGCTGTAATGGGATTGGAAAAAGAAAAAATCGAAAGAATATTGGAAGAGCTTAGTGACAATGAAAATAAAGTTGAAATTGCCAATTTAAATTGTCCTGGTCAAATTGTTATTTCCGGAGAAGCTTCTAAAGTAGAGGAAGCAATAAGAGAATTAAAAGAAGCCGGAGCAAGACGGGCAATTCCTTTAAATGTTTCAGGACCCTTTCATACTTCATATATGGAGCCGGTAGCTAAAGAATTAGAAGAAGTGTTTAAGGAATATGATTTTTATGATGAGAAAATATCGATTGTCTATAATTTATTAGCTAGTGTAAGAAATGGTGAAGACATTAAGACAATAATGACTAAGCAAGTTAAATCAACTGTAAAATTTCAAGAATCAATTGAATACATGATAGGTCAAGGAGTAGACACCTTTATTGAAATTGGATTTGGAGATGTAATAAAAGGTTTTTTAAAGAAAATAGATAGAAAATTAAAAGTTTATTCTATTAATAATATAGAAAGTATTAAAGCCTTTGAAAAGGAGTTTAAGAATGTGTAA
- a CDS encoding NAD(P)H-dependent flavin oxidoreductase has protein sequence MSIMIGSKEISIPVIQGGMGVGVSLGNLAGSVAREGGIGTISMVDIGFKEPDFYTNKKESAARAFTKELNKAREISKGNGLIATNIMAALTDYKELVKTAVKAKVDAIVVGAGLPLDLPGLVETKDIMIAPIISSARALKLVVRNWMKKYDRTPDFVVLEGRDAGGHLGFKKEEIINESYSLETITKDVLSYLDELKNNIGKKIPLFVGGSFFDGNDLNMVQDWGATGIQIGTRFIATEECDVSKEFKDLIVKAKEEDIVLLHSPVGMPARAIKTPLIEKMNKERIPSKRCINCLKTCNPKTTNFCISDALISSANGDVENGLFFSGSLAYRIKGITTVEEIFKEIKNQWRKR, from the coding sequence ATGTCAATAATGATTGGATCTAAGGAAATAAGTATTCCTGTTATTCAAGGTGGAATGGGAGTAGGAGTTTCTTTAGGTAATCTTGCCGGATCTGTAGCAAGAGAAGGGGGAATTGGAACTATATCTATGGTGGATATTGGTTTTAAGGAGCCTGATTTTTATACTAATAAAAAAGAGTCAGCTGCTAGGGCTTTTACTAAGGAATTAAATAAAGCAAGGGAAATATCTAAGGGTAATGGCTTAATAGCAACAAATATTATGGCGGCTTTAACAGATTATAAGGAATTGGTAAAAACTGCTGTAAAGGCTAAAGTGGACGCAATTGTTGTTGGAGCAGGTTTGCCTTTAGATTTACCGGGATTAGTTGAAACAAAGGATATAATGATTGCCCCAATTATTTCAAGTGCAAGGGCTTTGAAATTAGTTGTTAGAAACTGGATGAAAAAATACGATAGGACGCCGGATTTTGTTGTGCTTGAAGGAAGGGACGCAGGTGGACATTTAGGCTTTAAAAAAGAAGAAATTATTAATGAGTCCTATAGTTTAGAAACTATAACAAAAGATGTTTTATCCTATTTAGATGAGTTAAAAAACAATATAGGTAAAAAAATTCCTCTTTTTGTCGGCGGTTCATTTTTTGATGGCAATGACTTAAATATGGTTCAAGACTGGGGTGCTACAGGTATTCAAATAGGCACAAGGTTTATAGCTACAGAGGAATGTGATGTTAGTAAGGAGTTTAAGGACTTAATTGTTAAGGCCAAAGAAGAGGATATTGTATTATTACATAGCCCGGTTGGCATGCCTGCAAGAGCTATAAAAACTCCCTTAATAGAGAAAATGAACAAGGAAAGAATTCCATCTAAAAGATGTATTAATTGCTTAAAAACCTGTAATCCTAAAACTACTAATTTTTGCATTTCCGATGCTCTAATAAGTTCAGCTAATGGAGATGTTGAAAACGGTCTTTTCTTTAGTGGTAGTCTAGCTTATAGAATAAAAGGAATAACTACTGTTGAAGAAATTTTTAAGGAAATAAAAAATCAGTGGAGGAAAAGATGA
- a CDS encoding nitronate monooxygenase, whose product MNLQDILGIEYPIIQGGMANIATGEFAAAVSNAGGLGLIGTGGMTVEEAKENIEKCKKLTNKPFGVNIMLLNPNADEVAKLIVEYEVPVVTTGAGNPSKYIDEWKKHGIKIFPVIPAPSLAVRMERLGVDGVIAEGTESGGHIGEMTTMALIPQVCDVVKIPVIAAGGIASGRQMLAARALGAIGVQVGTCLLAAEECPIHENYKNRVIKAKSSNITVTGRIGGIPVRLIKNSMTNEYIKREKEGWTKEQLEIFTLGGLKKAVFDGDIDNGSLMAGQVVGQVKEIKAVKDIIKNLYDEYLEELEKLKCQ is encoded by the coding sequence ATGAATTTACAAGATATTTTAGGTATAGAGTACCCAATAATACAAGGGGGAATGGCAAATATAGCAACAGGTGAGTTTGCTGCTGCAGTTTCAAATGCAGGAGGTCTTGGATTAATTGGAACCGGTGGAATGACCGTTGAGGAAGCTAAAGAGAATATTGAAAAATGTAAGAAATTAACAAATAAACCTTTTGGTGTAAATATTATGCTCTTGAATCCAAATGCAGATGAAGTTGCTAAACTTATAGTTGAATATGAAGTTCCGGTTGTTACTACCGGAGCAGGTAATCCTTCAAAGTATATTGATGAATGGAAGAAACATGGAATAAAAATATTTCCTGTAATACCGGCACCTTCCCTAGCAGTAAGAATGGAACGTTTAGGAGTAGATGGGGTAATTGCAGAAGGAACTGAATCAGGTGGACATATTGGTGAAATGACAACAATGGCTTTAATACCTCAGGTTTGTGACGTTGTAAAAATTCCCGTTATTGCAGCAGGAGGAATAGCTAGTGGAAGACAGATGTTGGCTGCTAGAGCTTTAGGTGCCATAGGAGTTCAAGTAGGAACTTGTTTGTTAGCTGCTGAAGAATGTCCAATTCATGAAAATTATAAAAACAGGGTTATTAAGGCAAAAAGCAGCAATATTACCGTTACAGGAAGAATTGGTGGAATACCTGTTCGCCTAATTAAAAATAGTATGACAAATGAATATATAAAAAGAGAAAAAGAAGGATGGACTAAGGAACAATTGGAAATATTTACCTTAGGCGGCTTAAAGAAGGCTGTTTTTGATGGTGATATAGATAATGGTTCTTTAATGGCAGGACAGGTTGTTGGACAAGTTAAGGAAATTAAAGCTGTAAAAGATATTATAAAGAATTTATACGATGAATATTTAGAAGAACTGGAGAAATTGAAATGTCAATAA
- a CDS encoding beta-ketoacyl-ACP synthase 3 has product MGLKILETSSYLPEEIITNDDFAKYLETSDEWISSRTGIRERRISRVEDTSQLAYSAVKNLNIKDKEKIDMVLVATFTADKSMPNISSGVQGLLGLKENIFAVDFNMACSGFVAGLNLIEKFLDEGRQAILIGAEVISKYLDKYDRNTVVLFGDGAGAVLIEKNSSKQCFESGVRSNDECLTLNYKGLEEVREFIGMKGKEVFRFAVEIVPLTITNLLKENNLDINSIDHVICHQANYRILNSVSKKTKIPIEKFFMNLDKYGNTSASSIPIALDEMNKKGILKRGEKIILVGFGAGLSWTGTLMEW; this is encoded by the coding sequence ATGGGATTAAAAATTTTAGAAACATCCAGTTATCTTCCGGAAGAAATAATTACAAATGATGATTTTGCTAAGTATTTAGAAACTTCTGATGAATGGATTAGTTCAAGAACAGGAATAAGGGAAAGAAGAATTTCAAGAGTTGAAGACACCTCTCAATTAGCCTATAGTGCAGTTAAAAATCTGAATATTAAAGATAAAGAAAAAATAGATATGGTTTTAGTAGCAACATTTACTGCCGACAAATCCATGCCTAATATTTCTTCAGGAGTTCAAGGTTTACTTGGATTAAAAGAAAATATTTTTGCTGTTGATTTTAATATGGCTTGTAGCGGTTTTGTTGCAGGGCTAAATTTAATTGAAAAATTCTTAGATGAGGGTCGCCAAGCTATTTTAATAGGAGCGGAAGTAATTTCCAAATATTTAGATAAGTATGATAGAAATACCGTTGTACTATTTGGTGATGGCGCCGGTGCTGTTTTAATTGAAAAGAATAGTAGTAAACAATGTTTTGAAAGTGGAGTTAGGTCAAATGATGAATGTTTGACTTTAAATTATAAAGGATTAGAAGAAGTTAGGGAGTTTATTGGTATGAAAGGTAAGGAGGTATTTAGATTTGCAGTAGAAATAGTACCTTTGACTATTACCAATTTATTAAAAGAAAATAATTTAGACATTAATAGTATAGACCATGTAATTTGTCATCAGGCTAATTACAGAATACTTAATTCCGTTTCAAAGAAAACTAAAATTCCTATTGAAAAATTCTTTATGAATTTAGATAAATACGGGAATACCTCAGCAAGTTCAATACCTATTGCCTTAGATGAAATGAATAAAAAAGGTATTTTAAAAAGAGGGGAAAAAATAATATTAGTTGGTTTTGGAGCCGGACTTAGTTGGACAGGAACTTTAATGGAATGGTAG
- a CDS encoding acetyl-CoA carboxylase carboxyltransferase subunit alpha — protein MIKNIEKQISKLNSQIDEFKKMEDSDLADNLILEVENKKKEILEEVAGELTAYDRVYLARHIARPKAKDFIYHLFNNIIEFKGDRLFKDDKSIIGGIATYYGVPVTFIGTNKGKDTKENIEMNFGMASPEGYRKAIRLMEQANKFHRPIITFIDTPGAYPGIGAEERGQGEAIARSIMTMTSLKVPIISVITGEGGSGGALALGVGNKVIMMENAIYSILSPEGFSSILWKDSSKAAEATEYMKLTSDDLLEMGVIDRVVKENISFLQEDFKDNFKRLDKVIKEELTGLLKYTGLELQTKRENKFRSFGV, from the coding sequence ATGATTAAGAATATTGAAAAACAAATTAGTAAATTAAATTCTCAAATTGATGAATTTAAGAAGATGGAAGATAGTGATTTAGCTGATAATTTGATTCTTGAAGTGGAAAATAAGAAGAAGGAAATATTGGAAGAAGTAGCAGGGGAATTAACTGCCTACGATAGAGTATATTTAGCTAGACATATTGCCAGACCTAAAGCCAAGGATTTTATTTATCATCTCTTTAATAATATTATTGAATTTAAGGGAGATAGGCTTTTTAAAGACGACAAGAGTATTATTGGAGGTATTGCTACTTATTATGGAGTACCGGTTACTTTTATTGGCACAAATAAGGGAAAAGACACTAAGGAAAATATAGAGATGAATTTTGGAATGGCTAGTCCGGAAGGTTACAGAAAGGCAATAAGGCTTATGGAACAAGCCAATAAATTTCATAGACCAATTATTACCTTTATTGACACTCCTGGTGCCTATCCCGGAATAGGAGCAGAGGAAAGAGGACAAGGTGAAGCTATTGCCAGGTCAATTATGACCATGACCTCTTTAAAGGTTCCAATAATTTCTGTAATTACCGGAGAAGGTGGAAGTGGTGGAGCTTTAGCCTTAGGTGTTGGAAATAAGGTTATTATGATGGAAAATGCAATATACTCTATTTTGTCACCGGAAGGATTTTCTTCTATTTTATGGAAGGACAGTTCTAAAGCCGCAGAAGCTACTGAATATATGAAATTAACTTCTGATGATTTACTTGAAATGGGAGTTATAGATAGAGTTGTTAAAGAAAATATATCCTTTCTACAAGAGGATTTTAAAGATAATTTTAAAAGATTGGACAAGGTTATTAAAGAAGAGCTTACAGGTCTATTAAAATATACAGGTTTGGAGCTTCAAACAAAGAGAGAAAACAAATTTAGAAGCTTTGGAGTTTAA
- the accD gene encoding acetyl-CoA carboxylase, carboxyltransferase subunit beta: MKDNFKKRKNLLNFIRRNREKPQLENKEDDNFNDHLFYKCPNCEKSILKDNLPETNWICSSCGFYLPLNSKERLDLVMDMGYEEIQGQVNYSNPLDFPNYVEKLENNRKKSGQDEAIRVALGKIKGSSCVVAVLDSSFLMGSMGTYVGEEVTKAFEKAMDLNLPVIIFSASGGARMQEGILSLMQMAKTSNAVRQHSEKGLLYISCLTNPTTGGVTASFASLGDIIIAEPNALIGFAGPRVIKQTIKQDLPEGFQSSEFLMEHGFIDTIVERENLKEVLSIILKIHGVED; encoded by the coding sequence ATGAAAGATAATTTTAAAAAGAGAAAGAATTTACTTAATTTTATACGAAGAAACAGGGAAAAACCTCAATTAGAAAATAAAGAAGATGATAATTTTAATGATCATCTTTTTTATAAATGTCCAAATTGTGAAAAGTCCATTTTAAAGGACAATTTGCCGGAAACAAATTGGATATGTTCTAGTTGTGGTTTTTATTTACCCTTAAATAGTAAGGAAAGACTGGATTTAGTTATGGATATGGGCTATGAGGAAATTCAAGGCCAAGTGAATTATTCCAATCCATTGGACTTTCCAAATTATGTTGAAAAACTTGAAAACAATAGGAAAAAATCCGGTCAAGATGAAGCTATAAGGGTGGCTTTAGGAAAAATAAAAGGCTCATCTTGTGTTGTTGCTGTTTTAGATAGCAGTTTTTTAATGGGAAGCATGGGAACTTATGTAGGGGAAGAGGTTACTAAAGCCTTTGAAAAAGCTATGGACTTAAATTTACCGGTAATTATTTTTTCTGCAAGTGGTGGTGCAAGAATGCAGGAAGGAATTTTGTCCTTAATGCAAATGGCTAAAACTTCCAACGCTGTAAGACAACATAGTGAAAAAGGCCTACTTTATATATCTTGTTTAACAAACCCTACTACCGGCGGTGTTACTGCTTCTTTTGCAAGTTTAGGGGATATTATTATAGCTGAACCAAATGCTTTAATTGGTTTTGCAGGACCAAGGGTTATTAAACAAACAATTAAACAGGATTTGCCTGAAGGTTTCCAAAGTTCCGAGTTTTTAATGGAGCACGGATTTATAGATACAATTGTTGAAAGAGAAAACTTAAAGGAAGTCCTAAGTATAATTTTAAAAATTCATGGAGTTGAGGATTAA
- the accC gene encoding acetyl-CoA carboxylase biotin carboxylase subunit gives MFKRVLIANRGEIAIRIIRACRELGIEAVSVYSTADKDQLHVKLADYAICIGSAKSSDSYLNTDNIISAALSMNCDAIHPGYGFLSENADFVKIVEAYGMKFIGPSSEVISLMGDKAKARELMIKNNIPTVPGSDGVVNTIEEAVEICEKIGFPVLIKAAAGGGGRGMRRVFSMEDLSTEYTNAKTEAINCFGNGDMYIEKLVINPKHIEFQIIADSFGNTIHLGDRDCSIQRRNQKMIEEAPSVFLDDATREKMGLVAVKAAKACNYENAGTIEFVVDENKNFYFIEMNTRIQVEHPVTEMVTGVDLVKEQLRVASGLHLSKEQKDIKLDGYAIECRINAENPMENFSPSAGTVDFFYAPGGMNTRFDSFLYNGCPISPFYDSMIGKIIVKGSTRLEAIKKMRRAIEETFIEGINTNLGFQYTILFDKDFVRGNFNTGYLSDKMNCLLDRMRLVED, from the coding sequence ATGTTTAAAAGGGTTTTAATTGCAAATAGAGGAGAAATTGCCATAAGAATAATAAGGGCCTGCCGAGAGTTGGGTATTGAGGCGGTTTCTGTTTATTCTACTGCAGATAAGGACCAACTACATGTAAAGTTAGCAGACTATGCTATATGTATTGGAAGTGCCAAGTCAAGTGATAGTTATTTAAATACAGACAATATAATTTCCGCTGCCCTTTCCATGAACTGTGATGCAATTCATCCGGGTTATGGGTTTTTGTCTGAAAATGCAGATTTTGTAAAAATAGTTGAAGCATATGGCATGAAATTTATTGGACCAAGTAGTGAAGTTATTTCGCTTATGGGAGATAAGGCCAAGGCTAGAGAACTAATGATAAAAAATAATATACCAACGGTTCCGGGCTCCGACGGTGTAGTTAATACAATAGAAGAAGCTGTAGAAATTTGTGAAAAAATAGGCTTTCCGGTTTTAATTAAGGCTGCTGCTGGCGGTGGCGGTAGAGGGATGCGTAGGGTATTTTCCATGGAGGATTTAAGTACGGAATATACCAATGCAAAAACTGAAGCCATAAATTGTTTTGGAAATGGAGACATGTATATTGAAAAGCTCGTTATTAATCCAAAACATATTGAATTTCAAATTATTGCAGATTCCTTCGGCAACACTATTCATTTAGGTGACAGGGACTGCTCAATTCAAAGAAGAAATCAAAAGATGATTGAAGAAGCTCCTTCGGTTTTCCTTGATGATGCTACAAGGGAAAAAATGGGACTTGTTGCAGTTAAGGCTGCTAAGGCCTGTAATTATGAAAATGCAGGTACTATTGAGTTTGTTGTAGATGAAAATAAGAATTTTTATTTTATAGAAATGAATACGAGAATTCAAGTGGAACATCCTGTTACTGAAATGGTTACAGGTGTTGATTTGGTTAAGGAGCAATTACGGGTTGCTTCGGGCTTGCATCTGTCTAAGGAGCAAAAGGATATTAAGTTAGACGGTTACGCCATTGAGTGTAGAATTAATGCGGAAAATCCTATGGAGAACTTTAGTCCTTCTGCAGGAACTGTAGACTTTTTCTATGCACCGGGCGGTATGAATACCAGATTTGATAGCTTTTTATACAATGGTTGTCCTATTAGTCCTTTTTATGATTCTATGATTGGAAAAATTATAGTAAAGGGTAGTACAAGGCTAGAAGCTATTAAAAAAATGAGAAGGGCAATAGAAGAAACTTTTATTGAAGGTATTAATACTAATCTTGGTTTTCAATATACTATTTTATTTGATAAGGATTTTGTTAGAGGTAATTTTAACACAGGTTATTTATCGGATAAGATGAATTGTTTATTAGACCGTATGCGATTAGTTGAGGATTAA
- the accB gene encoding acetyl-CoA carboxylase biotin carboxyl carrier protein produces the protein MEFENIKELINIFNNSDIDKLKLEDGDFKFSLERNNTVFVEQAVQQKAPLQSTETPIQTNNSENKEEGVEDYYVFKAPLVGTFYAAPSPSSSPYVKVGDTVEVDQVICIIEAMKMINEIKSPVKGKIVEILVSNEDLVEFDTPIYKIEAENV, from the coding sequence ATGGAGTTTGAAAATATAAAGGAACTTATTAATATTTTTAATAATTCAGATATTGACAAATTAAAACTTGAGGATGGAGATTTTAAATTTTCTTTAGAAAGAAATAATACGGTTTTTGTTGAGCAGGCTGTTCAGCAAAAAGCTCCATTACAAAGTACAGAAACTCCAATACAAACAAATAATAGTGAAAATAAAGAAGAAGGTGTAGAGGATTATTATGTTTTTAAAGCTCCTTTAGTAGGAACTTTTTATGCTGCACCTTCTCCTTCTTCTTCACCATATGTTAAGGTTGGGGACACTGTAGAAGTAGATCAAGTAATTTGTATTATTGAAGCAATGAAAATGATTAATGAAATAAAATCGCCTGTTAAGGGCAAAATTGTTGAAATCTTAGTATCAAATGAGGATTTAGTAGAGTTTGATACTCCCATATATAAAATAGAGGCTGAAAATGTTTAA
- the acpP gene encoding acyl carrier protein: MTFDKVKEIIVENLGVDAGDVKPEAKLIEDLEADSLDAVEVSMALEDEFDIEIDDDAFAGLSTVQDIVNYIESNK, from the coding sequence ATGACATTTGATAAAGTTAAAGAAATAATAGTAGAAAATTTAGGAGTAGACGCCGGAGATGTTAAACCGGAAGCAAAGTTAATTGAGGATTTAGAGGCAGATTCTTTAGACGCTGTTGAAGTTTCAATGGCTTTGGAAGACGAATTCGATATTGAAATTGATGATGATGCTTTTGCCGGCTTAAGTACAGTACAAGATATTGTAAACTATATAGAATCAAATAAATAG
- a CDS encoding TraB/GumN family protein — protein sequence MKRKKIYLLVVGLILTLFTLIACSNNNSKKETEKTREVVTTENEEKESLDVAWPFYEIKKDGQVKGHMLGTIHIAKEEMYPFPNEIVESLKESENFITEVLMTDLQEEETQDVLMEKITSGEPLINTLNEETKTEFLKTIESYGLKEENIASLNRFGISQITDGLVYAPMAAFGVDIQLSSLSAKNENQKNIGLETTEDQYEVLPKLYDQPADSNEWAKSILPYEENKKMTEELLQSYIDGNILEKYVDANSLEVTEEEYNLLLVNRNLNWIKQLPQYLERENQSFIAVGAGHFPGEKGLIKLLEEEGYEVNLIEFSKEMSYLKSNSFLCFS from the coding sequence ATGAAAAGGAAAAAAATTTACTTACTTGTTGTTGGACTAATATTAACCCTATTTACATTAATAGCTTGTTCCAATAACAATAGTAAGAAAGAAACAGAAAAAACTAGAGAAGTAGTAACTACAGAAAATGAAGAAAAAGAATCCCTTGATGTAGCATGGCCTTTTTATGAAATAAAAAAAGATGGTCAAGTAAAAGGTCATATGCTGGGAACTATTCATATAGCAAAAGAGGAAATGTATCCCTTCCCAAATGAAATAGTAGAAAGTCTTAAGGAAAGTGAAAATTTTATTACAGAAGTACTTATGACGGATTTACAAGAAGAGGAAACTCAAGATGTATTAATGGAAAAAATTACAAGTGGTGAGCCTTTAATAAATACATTAAACGAAGAAACAAAAACCGAATTTCTTAAAACCATTGAAAGTTATGGACTAAAAGAAGAAAATATAGCTTCTTTAAATAGGTTTGGAATTTCACAAATTACCGACGGTCTAGTATACGCACCTATGGCTGCTTTTGGAGTGGATATACAGCTAAGTTCATTATCAGCCAAAAACGAAAATCAAAAAAATATAGGTTTAGAAACCACAGAAGACCAATACGAAGTTTTACCGAAATTATATGACCAACCGGCAGACTCTAACGAATGGGCTAAGTCCATACTGCCATATGAAGAAAACAAAAAAATGACTGAGGAATTACTACAATCATATATAGATGGAAATATTCTGGAAAAATATGTAGATGCAAATAGCTTAGAAGTGACTGAAGAAGAGTACAATTTATTACTGGTAAACCGTAACCTAAATTGGATTAAACAACTACCACAATATTTAGAAAGAGAAAATCAAAGCTTTATTGCAGTAGGAGCAGGTCATTTTCCGGGAGAAAAGGGCCTAATAAAACTTCTTGAAGAAGAGGGTTATGAAGTTAATTTAATAGAGTTTAGTAAAGAAATGAGTTACCTTAAGAGTAACTCATTTCTTTGTTTTTCATAA
- a CDS encoding DUF6442 family protein yields MNNIDKKKMRVEADAVSYNIVIVVFAILAVAELIFKFTSGKSIASIYLLISASLIGSFGRLYITYKYDRSKKNLSYLIFLGLAAVLCLAFVIYERIILA; encoded by the coding sequence ATGAATAATATTGATAAAAAGAAAATGCGAGTAGAGGCTGACGCGGTATCTTATAATATTGTAATAGTGGTTTTTGCAATTTTGGCTGTTGCTGAGCTTATATTTAAATTTACAAGTGGTAAGTCAATTGCAAGTATATATCTTCTTATTTCAGCATCATTAATTGGTTCTTTTGGAAGATTATATATTACCTATAAGTATGATAGGAGTAAAAAGAATCTTTCATATTTGATATTTTTAGGTCTTGCAGCTGTTCTATGTTTGGCATTTGTTATATATGAAAGAATAATATTAGCGTAA
- a CDS encoding helix-turn-helix transcriptional regulator: MAKKKDKYTFESSIHVQRAIKRMTQQELADLVGVSRQTIMQLEKNKYNPSLLLAYSIAQVFGVRIEDIFEFKEVV, from the coding sequence ATGGCGAAAAAAAAAGATAAATATACATTTGAGTCCTCCATACATGTTCAGAGGGCAATTAAAAGAATGACACAACAGGAATTAGCGGATTTAGTAGGAGTTTCAAGACAGACTATAATGCAATTGGAAAAGAACAAATATAATCCTTCACTACTATTAGCCTATTCAATAGCACAGGTTTTTGGTGTGAGAATAGAGGATATATTTGAATTTAAAGAGGTGGTTTAA